Part of the Desulfobacteraceae bacterium genome is shown below.
AAACCTTTGGAAAGTCCAATTTTTTTGTTGCACTGCAGCGATTGCGGGACAAAACACCGCAGCGGACCTTTCCCCGTAAGCGCCACCCCCGGTTGGTTCATCCGGCCCTACCGCACCCATCACCCGTGAATGCCATGCAAAAATACTGGAAGACCTTCAAGGAGCTGGCCGCCAAGGGAATCCTCTCCAGCCGCAGCGTCGCCCTGGCCTTGGAAAAGCAGCAGCCCGAGGACCTGCTGCGGGAACTCTGCGACTGCCACGCCCTGATGGAAGGCTCACGTGCCGATGCCTTAGCCGCCCAGGCCCGCCTGCGGGCCTTTTTCGATGCGGCGCCGTTCGGTTTTTTCTGTTTGGACGCAGCCGGTAACATCCTGGAGCCCAACAGCGCCTCGGCGCGCATGCTGGGCCACGATCCGGCTGCCCTCGCGGGCTGCGCCCTGCTGAGTTTCATCCTGCCGGAATTCCATGAGATTTTTACACTTCACCGCCGGGCGGTTTTCGAGCAGGGCGAGGAAAACAGCTGCAACCTCAAGTTGAAAAAAACCGCCGGGGGGGAGTTTCACGCCCGGCTGACCAGCTACCCGATCCTCGACCCGGGGCAGCCGATCGCGTGCTGCCGCTGCTACCTGTCCGACATCACCCAACTGCAGCAGACCGTCGCCGAGTTGCGCAAGGCCAACCAGAAAATGCGCGACCAGCAGAAGGCCTTGCTGGAGGAGGAGCGCCTGAAAGTGCTGCTGCAGATGGCCGGAGCGACAGCCCACGACCTCAACCAGCCGCTGATGACGCTGCTCGGCAACATCGAACTGATGCGGATGAACCGCGACGAACCCGAGAAAATTCTGCTGCACCTCGACCGGCTGGAAAAAGCCGGCCAGCGGATTTACAAAACCGTAAAAAAAATTCAGGAGATCCGCTATTACGAGGTCAAGCCGTACTTCAACCAAACCGCCATCATCAATCTCGACCAAAAAACGGCCATTCTGGCGGTGGAACAGTCCGATTATGAATTCGAAAAGATCAGCGGCATCCTCAAGTATCACAGCCAGATAAAACTGTTCCGCACCAGGAGCCTGGCCGAGGCCACGGCCATGCTGGGGCAAAGGCGCTTCGACCTGATCTTTGCCAGCTCCTTCCTGCCCGACGGCAACGCCATCGATCTGATGCGAACGGTCAATGAAAACGAGCGGAACATCCCGGTGGTGGTGTTCACGGGCAAGGACGACGATCTGCTCACCGCCCAGATGCTCCAGGCAGGCGCCCTGGAGTACATCCCCAAGGGCCGCATCGGCGAAAAGGCGTTGACCCGCATCATCACCAACGTCATGGAGAAAGCGCGTCTGCAGCGCGAGGTGCGCGAACTCGAGCAGAAAGTGCTTCGGCTGACCAGACGCGATGAGCTCACCGGGCTCTTCAACCGGCGCTACTTAGAGGAGACCCTCGACAATGAGATCGCCCGGGCGCGGCGCTACCGCACCGACCTGGTGCTGTGCATCATGGATCTGGACCGCTTCAGACGGGTGAACCAGACCCACAGCCGCCTGGCCGGCGACAGTGTGCTGGTCGAAGTGGCGGGGTTGCTCAAACGCCTCAGCCGGCAGTGCGACACCGTCGTACGTTTCGGAGGCGAGGAATTTGCCCTGCTACTGCCCAACACCGACATGCGCATGGCCCGGGTGGTCAACGAGCGCTTTCGCCAGATGGTGGCGGCCCACATCTTCGAGTACCGCTCCGCCCAGATTTCGATCACGGTCAGTGCCGGCATCGCGGCCTTTAACGGCTCCCCCGACCTGTCCGGCGCGGACCTGGTGGGGTTGGCGCTGCAAGCCTTGAAAAAGGCCAAGGGGCTGGGGCGAAACCGCGTTTTCGAGTGGCAGCAGTGGGAAAACAAGGCCCCCGGCCCTTGAAGGGTCGGGGGCCGGTTGCGACGCCCTCAGCCCCGGGGCAATGCCGTCCAATTTTTACCCTTGATTCAGGCCGGGTTTTCGAATAGGTTATTTATATGGGGTATGTATTTGATTTTACTGATGCAATTTCGTTTGACCGCTGGCTGAGCGAGCCGCGCAACCGCTTTGCGACCGAAATGGAAACCCGCCTGCTGGTGGAGATGCTGAACCCGCGGCGGGGGGAATCGGTGCTGGACATCGGATGCGGAACCGGCACCAATTTGCGCACTTTTCTGGATCTGGGCCTCCAGGTCACCGGCCTGGACCCCTCCCCTTACATGCTGGATATCTCCTTGGGCAAGGTCGGTAGGCGGGTCGATTTTTACCGCGGCTTTGCGGAGGATCTGCCCTTCGACGACAACTCCTTCAACCACGCCTGCCTGGCGACCACCCTGGAGTTCGTGGCGGACCCTTCCAAGGCCATTGCCGAGGCCAGCCGGGTGGCCAAGGACCGGATTTATATCGGGGTTTTCAACCGCTACGCCATCAAGGGCATCCAGCGCCGGGTGCAGGGCATCTTCTCCCGCACGATCTTCAACCATGCCCGTTTCTTCAGCATCTGGGAACTCAAACAGATGGTTCGCGAGACCCTGGGCAACGTCCCGATCAGCTGGCGCAGCATCTGCCAACTGCCCTCCGCCTCGGGCAAGCTGAGCTGCCGGATCGAACAGTCGCAACTGCTGCAGAAGACGCCCTTCGGCGCCTTTGTCGGCATGACGGTGACCCTGGTGCCGCGCTTCCGCACCCGGCCGCTGGCCATCAAATATCACCCCGAAGGTTTCATCCAGCCCGTTGCGGGTTGAGATCCCCGAAAAAACCGTGCCGGGGACTTATCCGTTTTCCCAATAGGGCACCAGCAGGACGGGACAGGACGCCTTTTCAAGGATGGTCATGCCCACGTAGTCCACCCGCCCCATACTCGCCCGTTCGGGGCGATGGTGGCAGCCCAGGACGATCAGGTCCATGGCGTCGTCCCTGGCCCGGCGGCAGACGGCCAGGGCCGGGTCCGCCGGTTCACATTCGAACCGGACATCGGGGAGTTCGGCCAGCAGCGGTTTGATCTCGGCTTCGAAGCGTTGCCGGGCGGCGTCGCGGGCTTGGCTCAATTTGGGGCTGTCGGCACTTTCCCGGGTCAGGCGGTAGTCGAGGGCATGCAAGATGTGGAGTGCGGCACCGTGGATGTGGGTCAGCGCGATCGCCTTTTGAAGCGCGCAAAGCCCCCCGGGGGAGAACTT
Proteins encoded:
- a CDS encoding diguanylate cyclase; this translates as MQKYWKTFKELAAKGILSSRSVALALEKQQPEDLLRELCDCHALMEGSRADALAAQARLRAFFDAAPFGFFCLDAAGNILEPNSASARMLGHDPAALAGCALLSFILPEFHEIFTLHRRAVFEQGEENSCNLKLKKTAGGEFHARLTSYPILDPGQPIACCRCYLSDITQLQQTVAELRKANQKMRDQQKALLEEERLKVLLQMAGATAHDLNQPLMTLLGNIELMRMNRDEPEKILLHLDRLEKAGQRIYKTVKKIQEIRYYEVKPYFNQTAIINLDQKTAILAVEQSDYEFEKISGILKYHSQIKLFRTRSLAEATAMLGQRRFDLIFASSFLPDGNAIDLMRTVNENERNIPVVVFTGKDDDLLTAQMLQAGALEYIPKGRIGEKALTRIITNVMEKARLQREVRELEQKVLRLTRRDELTGLFNRRYLEETLDNEIARARRYRTDLVLCIMDLDRFRRVNQTHSRLAGDSVLVEVAGLLKRLSRQCDTVVRFGGEEFALLLPNTDMRMARVVNERFRQMVAAHIFEYRSAQISITVSAGIAAFNGSPDLSGADLVGLALQALKKAKGLGRNRVFEWQQWENKAPGP
- a CDS encoding methyltransferase domain-containing protein, whose translation is MGYVFDFTDAISFDRWLSEPRNRFATEMETRLLVEMLNPRRGESVLDIGCGTGTNLRTFLDLGLQVTGLDPSPYMLDISLGKVGRRVDFYRGFAEDLPFDDNSFNHACLATTLEFVADPSKAIAEASRVAKDRIYIGVFNRYAIKGIQRRVQGIFSRTIFNHARFFSIWELKQMVRETLGNVPISWRSICQLPSASGKLSCRIEQSQLLQKTPFGAFVGMTVTLVPRFRTRPLAIKYHPEGFIQPVAG
- a CDS encoding universal stress protein; this encodes MFKRILVAFKFSPGGLCALQKAIALTHIHGAALHILHALDYRLTRESADSPKLSQARDAARQRFEAEIKPLLAELPDVRFECEPADPALAVCRRARDDAMDLIVLGCHHRPERASMGRVDYVGMTILEKASCPVLLVPYWENG